In Mobula birostris isolate sMobBir1 chromosome 2, sMobBir1.hap1, whole genome shotgun sequence, the genomic stretch CATCTCAGTTTAGAATCCAAAGGAAAAGTATCCTAATGATTCATTTTTGTTTGTTTGGCAGATAGATTTGTCACTGATGGTTATGCACGCCATTCAGGTTTGAGGTAATCGAATCAGAAAACTGTGCAATTCCTCTGTGCACTTGCTACCACTCCCAAGACAGTGACAGATATAAGGGAGAGGGAATTGAGGCTATATGGACATGCCGGTCATCTCTAGAAGGAATGGATACTGAATAATGATGTCCAGTTTGAACAGGAATTTAACAGAAACTACATTGCTGAAAAGGGAAAGGCATTCCATCAACTGGAATAAGCCATTTTTCTTGCATAAAGGAGGGGAATGCCATGAAATCTACTGAGTTCTGGACCTGAAAGTGGTTGCTGCACTTCTTTGCTCACCCCTGCTGAGACTGACTGAATTGGTACTTGCCTGTTTGATCATCTGACATTGCTTTTACTTTAGTGTGAGGTGCACGGTATACCTGACAAGCCTACTGCAGCAACCACTGCAGCTTTCAAGAAGTACAGTCTCCCTTCAGCCAACCACATCACAAGGAACATGGGATGTCGTCAAAGCTCTGAGGAGAAGGAGGCAGCAAGGCGTTCCAGGAGGATTGATCGGCATCTCCGCTCAGAGAGTCAGCGTCAGCGCCGTGAGATCAAACTCCTGCTGCTAGGAACCAGCAACTCGGGCAAAAGCACCATTGTCAAGCAGATGAAAATTATCCACAGTGGCGGGTTCAACTTGGAGGCATGCAAGGAATACAAGCCCCTCATTATTTATAATGCTATAGACTCTCTTACACGCATTATCCGTGCACTAGCCACCCTCAAAATAGAATTCCATAACCCAGACAGAGCTTATGATGCTGTTCAACTCTTTGCTCTGACTGGGCCTGCTGAGAGCAAAGGAGAGATTACACCTGAACTGCTTGGAGTAATGAAGCGCTTGTGGGGTGATCCTGGCGTCCAGGAATGCTTCTGCCGGTCCAACGAGTATCACTTGGAAGACAATGCAGCCTACTACCTGAATGATCTTGACAGAATTGCAGCAGCTGACTATATCCCAACTGTAGAAGATATTTTACGTTCAAGAGACATGACCACAGGCATAGTGGAAAACAAGTTTACTTTCAAAGAGCTGACATttaaaatggtggatgtgggaGGGCAGCGGTCTGAACGGAAGAAATGGATTCACTGTTTTGAAGGGGTTACAGCAATAATTTTCTGTGTGGAGCTGAGTGGATATGACCTGAAGTTGTATGAAGACAACCAAACAGTAAGTCATTGTCTTGTCTCTTTTCTTTTTTTACAGATCTTTCATTTGGTTAACATCAGTTACTCTGCTTCATCAGGTGTTGTTTTAGAACTAATTATAACTTTGATGTTAATTTAATAATAATCCAGGTACATAACAGGAAGGCCAGTCAAACAACTAAAGGTTCATTAAGATTACTTGAACTAATTTTTCTTATGTTTCAGTTTAAGTTGATTTTTGCCAAATCATAGTGAACAATTACAATTTTCCCCTAAGTCTCTTAAGTTTAAGTTGCTACACGTGATCAACAGATGCAGTAATACTGTAACAAGTGTATCAAGTATCTTGTGATGGTCTCCTCGACTATcctcagtttagaagaatgtgtagTTTTCTGCCAACTACAACACTGCAGCTGGATGTTCAACCTCATACGAAGTCATCAAGGGCCAATAAGTTAAATAGATGGGATTCAGTTTAAAGAAAGCATTCAATCTCAGAAATGCTGGCTGCAAGTTAGGCCAGCTGAATAGTTGAAACAAATCAATGTTCTTGAACTTAGGTATTAATGTTCATTATCATGTGTTCTAGTTCCATTTGCAAAAGTGCTCCAGATTCCATATATAAATTTTTAGAAAATCAATTTTCTGGTGTTTAACCTGGTAGTTGAACAAGTAATTCATGAAAAATTGGTATTCAAAATTACTTATTTTCATTTGAATAAGCCACTTAGTATTTTTATTGTTTCTAATTATTTTATTTACAGtgcttcactctcagatgagTTCCATTGTTATAAGCGCTGAAATATTGCTCATGTGAGGGAACACTCATTAAATGAGATTAATTCAGTCTAGTATTTTACCGTGAAAGGTTGGTGCAGAGGCAGATGTGAAAACTGGAGCTTTCTGCTCGTGAAAGAGTTAAGCAGCACACTTAGTTTCTTATCAAATGTTTCATGCACCATTTGCTAGATGAATAGAGATTACTCCTAGTCTGCTGAGTTTTACTGTTACACATTACAGTAACTATTACCATGGTTACCGAAATGGATAAGTCTAGGTGAAGGATTAAACTATGATCAATTTGGTGTTTCTACTTGGGAGGCCACAGTTCCTTTTatgaataaacatcttaactgcaccCACATACACTTTGTCTTTTCCTTCTCCTTTCCCACACCACCAATAACCCCTAACATTCGCTTACCTTGGCTTGTTCCaatctagatggttgctatagcACCTGTTTCTCAGAGCAGCATGGTGACAATCTCCCATTTCCCAGCAACCAGCTAATCAGCCCTTAAACCTTGGTTACCAAAAATCATTGTTCATGGTTGTACTATCTTACATAAATTCAGGACTTATTTCATGAATGTTGAAGACTCTATGGCCTTGACACCCGGTTCATGTAATCTGCAGAAAGCATGATAAATTATCCTCTAACACAAAAATAAAAATCAATGAATAATTGTGGATGCAAATGGTCACATATATCTGTTCAACTTTATTCTTTGGGTTTTAGTAATATGCCATGTAAATCAGCATATAGTGCCATACGCTATCAATGATTATTCATAGCCATCTGTATAGACTACATCCCTAGAACTAATTTTATTGATTTAATTAGTTTGTACAGAAGGTGATGGATATATGAGACAGAACATGCACGGTG encodes the following:
- the gnaz gene encoding guanine nucleotide-binding protein G(z) subunit alpha translates to MGCRQSSEEKEAARRSRRIDRHLRSESQRQRREIKLLLLGTSNSGKSTIVKQMKIIHSGGFNLEACKEYKPLIIYNAIDSLTRIIRALATLKIEFHNPDRAYDAVQLFALTGPAESKGEITPELLGVMKRLWGDPGVQECFCRSNEYHLEDNAAYYLNDLDRIAAADYIPTVEDILRSRDMTTGIVENKFTFKELTFKMVDVGGQRSERKKWIHCFEGVTAIIFCVELSGYDLKLYEDNQTSRMAESLRLFDSICNNNWFINTSLILFLNKKDLLAEKIKRIPLMVCFPEYKGQNTYEEAAVYIQRQFEDLNRNKETKEIYSHFTCATDTSNIQFVFDAVTDVIIQNNLKYIGLC